The Ehrlichia chaffeensis str. Arkansas DNA segment TTAATCTTTAGTTGCTTACATATTGTATGATAAACACAATTGTTTCATACCGTTGGTAACTGCAAAACTTTCTATCAAAGGAATAAACTATATTACAACCCTAAAAGTTTGTCTATTTATTCAGTTTTATAAAACCATAGAAAACACACATTCGATATTTTTATAGCAGAAATAAAATTTCATACCATAGCCACTTAATTAAAAATGCATCCACAAAGTATAATAACAACACAAACAACACCAAATTTATTATTTGTATTGGACAAACAGAACTCTTTATCCATGGATACAATTCCTATTATTCCTTCTTCTTGTCCAGAGTAGTAAAAAAGACGCAAGATCATTATATTTCATTCTAGTATACCAAGCTATAGGAGGTATTCACAGAACAAAATTATGTATCTAACTAATATCTCAACTATAGCTTACATTTTGAAATTTTTCGTATAAAAATTTATTTTTCTATAGATGCCATTCTCTCTTGATCAACATAAACATACTTATATGTTTTTCCTTCATCTTGAAAAATTTTATAATCCTTATTAAAAGAATCCCTAATCATATTAGCATCTGTACCATTGTGCAGAAGAATACTTACAACAGGTTCATCATTAACCCCTGCTCCTTTTGATGGATCTGTCAATAGCAAATTATGTTCATCAACTAATAAACAAGCATCAAATCCACTTAATATAGAAATCAGAAAAGTTTTATTAATCGATGTAACATTTTTTATATCTGTCGCAGGATCATGATGTTCAAGAGTAATTTGTAAATCACATTTACCACAATATACATCACCATAAACTCCATTTGTACCATGATTTATTATATTAATTACACCCTTATCCCCTGTTACATCATTAGCAATATCCCCACTAGCATAATACTCATCTCCTTGAGCATTGATGTGCAATTTGCCATGATAAACATCAATATTAGAATGACCATTTTGTTGTATTAAAAAGTCAACCTGACAAAAATCATAATCTGTATTCATAATAAAGCCCACATTATATTACTTACAGATCAATATACCACAATTATAAAAAAATTAATATAAATATTTATTTTACAATAAAGCATTAATACATATTAATACTAGAATACAATTAGTATTTTACTTACATATTCCAATCCTTATTATACTTATAACAATATTGTACTATCAATTAATACCGCTTCAACATAATCAATATACTATGATATTTTTTGTAGTTTGCTTATATTATAACTTTCAATTCAAGTTCAATTTTACGTTGTAAAAAATCACTTTTAAATTATTAATATTAATATAAATATTATGCCATAAATTTATTATTAGTTAAATATACATACTTAATTTATTCCATATTAATCAAATCATTTGCATTATTTTATTGACGTAGTATATTAAGTTATCTTTATTATGTGTTCAGTATGTCTTTAAATATTTGTTTACCAGACCAATCCTTACTAAGACCCAGAATTACAGTTTTTGGTGTAGGTGGTGCTGGTGGTAATGCTGTAAATAACATGATACAGTCTAATCTGCACGGCGTTAACTTTGTAGTAGCTAACACAGATGCACAAGCATTAGAACTTTCCTTGTCAGAAAAGAAAATTCAGCTAGGTATCGGATTAACAAAAGGACTAGGAGCAGGATCACTTCCAGAAGTGGGTAGAGGTGCTGCAGAAGAGTCAATAAATGAGATTATTGAGGAAATCTCAGATAGCAATATGCTGTTCATAACTGCTGGAATGGGTGGAGGAACAGGAACAGGCGCTGCTCCTGTAATTGCCAGAGTTGCCAAGGAGAACAAAATTTTAACCATAGGAGTTGTTACAAAACCTTTCCACTTCGAAGGGGCACATCGAATGAGGACAGCAGAATTTGGGTTAGAAGAATTACAAAGGTATGTTGATACTCTCATAGTAATTCCTAATCAAAATCTATTCAGGATTGCTAATGAAAAAACAACATTTGCAGATGCATTCAAACTTGCAGACACTGTCTTACATACAGGTGTTCGTGGCATCACTGACTTAATGGTAATGCCAGGGCTCATTAATCTAGACTTTGCTGATATTCGAGCAATAATGAGTGAAATGGGCAAAGCAATGATGGGTACAGGAGAAGCTGAAGGAGAAAATAGAGCTATAGCCGCTGCCGAAGCAGCTATATCCAATCCTCTATTAGACAACATTTCAATGAAAGGCGCAAAAGGCATATTAATTAATATCACTGGCGGATTGGATATGACTCTATTTGAAGTTGATGCAGCTGCAAATCGTATAAGAGAAGAAGTAGATAGTCACGCTAACATAATATTTGGATCAACGTTTAATAAAGAAAGTGAAGGGAAAATTAGAGTATCTGTCTTAGCAACAGGAATAGATAATGAAGAAGTAGTAATACAAAATAAGAGTGCATTAAAAGATAAAGAAGCTCATAATGATAAGTTATCTGAAACATCAAGTAAACCTTTCAACCCGCTAGACAACGAAATTGCTTATTATAAACCAAGCAACCCGGGAGAAGATATGATTCATTCCATAAATCATACAAAAAAACAAGATCACAATATAGAAAACCAAAAATCCAACAATAAAATTCCCGAATCAGCTTATAAAATGCAATTTAATAAGAATGAATATTGGGATGAGGAATCATTTAATATACCAACTTTTTTAAGAAAAAAATAAGGTATAATGTCCTACTGGCTTTTAAAAACAGAACCCCAAGATTTTTCATGGGATGATATGGTGCGTGATAATGTTACTGTATGGGATAATGTGTTAAACTATCAAGCTCAAAATTATCTAAAAACAATGAAATATAATGATCTTGCATTTTTTTATCACTCTGGAAAAGAAAAAGGAATAATAGGAATTGTATCCATAGATAAAGAATTTTATTTGCCCAATACAAATAATAAATTTGGTGTTGTTGAAGTTAAAACACATATAAAACTAAATAAGACTGTCTTTTTGAAAGACATAAAATCAAATCC contains these protein-coding regions:
- the ftsZ gene encoding cell division protein FtsZ; the protein is MSLNICLPDQSLLRPRITVFGVGGAGGNAVNNMIQSNLHGVNFVVANTDAQALELSLSEKKIQLGIGLTKGLGAGSLPEVGRGAAEESINEIIEEISDSNMLFITAGMGGGTGTGAAPVIARVAKENKILTIGVVTKPFHFEGAHRMRTAEFGLEELQRYVDTLIVIPNQNLFRIANEKTTFADAFKLADTVLHTGVRGITDLMVMPGLINLDFADIRAIMSEMGKAMMGTGEAEGENRAIAAAEAAISNPLLDNISMKGAKGILINITGGLDMTLFEVDAAANRIREEVDSHANIIFGSTFNKESEGKIRVSVLATGIDNEEVVIQNKSALKDKEAHNDKLSETSSKPFNPLDNEIAYYKPSNPGEDMIHSINHTKKQDHNIENQKSNNKIPESAYKMQFNKNEYWDEESFNIPTFLRKK
- a CDS encoding EVE domain-containing protein, whose product is MSYWLLKTEPQDFSWDDMVRDNVTVWDNVLNYQAQNYLKTMKYNDLAFFYHSGKEKGIIGIVSIDKEFYLPNTNNKFGVVEVKTHIKLNKTVFLKDIKSNPTLKTMLILKQPRLSVSQVTEQEWNCILHLGETIL